The window TGGCTGGCAAACACGTGCGCGGCCGCTTCGATCAGGCGCCGCCTATGTTCGAGCGCATCTGCCCGCATGGAAGTCTCCTTGTCGTTTGCGCCCTCTAGCGCGTATCGGCACGCAATTCCATGAATAAACGGACAGGGCTTGTCCACTTATTGCGTGTGCGATAAGCCACCTCCTCAATAATCCTCTTTGGGAACGGTGACCGCGTGCTTCGAACTCTTCGCCCATGGCGCGTCGGCGCGCTGGCTGGACTTGCCCTGGTGGCGGCATGTGGCGGGGAGCCGACCCCGAGCGCGCCGCCCGCGGTTCCCGTCCGGACGATCACGGTCACCCGGCAGGAAGTGCCCAACGTGATCGAACTGCCCGGCCGTATCGAGGCGGTCCGCTCGGCCGAGGTGCGCGCGCGCAGCGACGGTATCGTGCTGCGCCGTCTCTATGAGGAAGGTGCGAGCGTGGCGGCGGGGACTCCGCTGTTCGAGATCGATCCGCGTGACTACCGCGCGCAGGTCCAGTCGGCCGAGGCGGCGCTCCAGCGCGCCATTGCCGCACAGCAGAACGCGGCCTCGATCGTCACGCGCTACGAACCGCTGATCGCCGAGCGTGCGGTAAGCGCGCAGGAATTCGATGCCGCGCAGTCGGACCTGCGCCAGGCCAACGCGCAAGTCAGCGAGGCGCGCGCGGCGCTCGACCGCGCCAGGCTCCAGCTCAGCTACACCACCGTGCGCGCGCCCATCGCGGGCCGCGCCAGCAGCGCCGAGGTGACCGAAGGCGCGCTGGTGAGCGGGGCGGAAGGTACGCTCCTGACCCGCGTCGACCAGGTCAGCCCGGTCTACGCCGAGTTCAGCGTCTCCAGCGCCTCGGTGCTCGACACCTTCGCGCAGGTGCGCAGCGGCGAGCTCGCCGTGCCCGATCTGGAGACCA is drawn from Novosphingobium decolorationis and contains these coding sequences:
- a CDS encoding efflux RND transporter periplasmic adaptor subunit, whose amino-acid sequence is MLRTLRPWRVGALAGLALVAACGGEPTPSAPPAVPVRTITVTRQEVPNVIELPGRIEAVRSAEVRARSDGIVLRRLYEEGASVAAGTPLFEIDPRDYRAQVQSAEAALQRAIAAQQNAASIVTRYEPLIAERAVSAQEFDAAQSDLRQANAQVSEARAALDRARLQLSYTTVRAPIAGRASSAEVTEGALVSGAEGTLLTRVDQVSPVYAEFSVSSASVLDTFAQVRSGELAVPDLETIEVSLILENGEEYGPVGHLDFASPVVSPETGSQTLRARFANPQRLLAPGQFVRGRIRLGVRKDGMTVPARAVQFQGSQPQVSVMAEDGSVKARKVRLGALLGKDWIVNEGLKPGERVIVEGWAKLRPGQKATEAKGEAKAPAQGTARAGGA